The following nucleotide sequence is from Vicinamibacterales bacterium.
CCTTCGCGCGCCGCGCGCGCGAAGGCCTCGGCGTCCCACGGCAGCCAGCGGACCATGGCCACGTACTATAATGATCCGGATGCTCGTGCTGCGGTACGCGGCGCTGCTGGCGCTCGTCGTATGGGTGGGCGGCCTGGTGGCGCTCGGCGGAATCGCGGCCCCTTCGGTCTTCGACGTGATCGCCGAGCGGCAGCTCGCCGACGGGCGGGTGCTGTCGGGCGCGCTGTTCGGCGAGATGCTCGCGCGCTTCACCATTCTCAGCTACCTGTCGGGCGGCGCGCTGCTGCTGACGCTGATTCTCCGGCGCATTCTCGGACCGCGGCCGCATCGCTTCGCCTGGCGCGCCGGCATCACAGCGGTGATGCTCGCGGCCAGCGCCTACGGATCGATCCGGATCGCGGGACGCATCGGCCAGCTGCAGCGCGAGATCGGCGCCGCGCCGTCCTCGCTGTCCGAAGGAGACCCGCGGCGGGTGGAGTTCGGGCGGCTGCACGGCATCTCGACCGCGCTGCAGCTCGTGCCGCTGCTCGGCGGCCTCATGCTCATCTACTGGGAAATCAAAGAGTGACTGACATCGATCGATCCGATCTGCTGACGGCGATCGGCTCCGCCGTCGCGGCGGCGCCGACCGCCGATTCCGCCATGCAGCAGGTGGTCCGCCTGCTGAAGGACGCGGTCCCGCACTACACGTGGGTCGGGATCTACCTGGTCGAGGGAGACGAGCTGGTGCTGGGGCCGTTCCTCGGCAAGCCGTCGCCGCATACGCGGATCCCGCTCGGTCAAGGCATCTGCGGCGCCGCGGTGACCGAGAAATCGACCATCGTGGTCGACGACGTGAACGCCGATCCGCGGTATCTGGCGTGCAGCGTCGAAACCAGGTCGGAGATCGTGGTGCCGATCATGCGCGACGGGCAGCCGCTCGGCGAGATCGACATCGACAGCGATCGGCCGGCGGCGTTCGGCGACCGCGATCGCGCGCTGCTCGAGCCGGTCGCGGCGATGCTGGCCGACCGCTTCGACGAAGACTGATTCATGGCACACACCATCACGCTCATCCCCGGCGACGGCATCGGGCCGGAAGTCACGCAGGCGGTGCTGCGCATCTTCACGGCCGCCGGGCTGCAGATCGACTGGGATCGCCACGACGCCGGCGTGATCGCCTACCAGCGCCACGGACAGACGCTGCCGGCGGCGCTGCTCGATTCGGTCAAACGCAACAAGGTCGCGCTGAAGGGTCCGGTGACGACGCCGATCGGCGAAGGGTTCACCAGCGTGAACGTCGGCCTGCGGAAGGCGCTGGACCTCTACGCCAACCTGCGGCCGGTCAGCAACCTGCCGGGCGTGGCGAGCCGCTTCGAGAACGTCGACCTGGTGATCGTCCGCGAGAACACCGAGGATCTCTACGCCGGGCTCGAGCACGAGATTGTGCCCGGCATCGTCGAGAGCCTGAAGATCATCACCGAGAAGGCGTCGACGCGGATCGCGCGGTTCGCGTTCGAGCACGCGCGCCGGTCCGGGCGCACGCGGGTGACGGCGATCCACAAGGCCAACATCATGAAGCTGAGCGACGGGCTGTTCCTCGACAGCTGCCGCAGGGTGTCCCGCGAGTTCATCGACGTGGCCTACGACGAGCGGATCGTCGACGCGGCATGCATGCACCTGGTGATGCACCCGGAGAAGCTCGACGTGCTGCTGTTGCCCAACCTGTACGGCGACATCGTGTCGGACCTGTGCGCCGGGCTGGTGGGCGGGCTGGGGGTCGTACCGGGGGCCAACGTCGGCGTCGACAGCGCGGTGTTCGAGGCGGTGCACGGGAGCGCGCCCGACATCGCCGATCAGAACCTGGCGAATCCCACGGCGCTGCTCCTCTCGGGGCTGCTGATGCTCGAGCACATCGGCGAGCGCGATCGAGCGCAGCGGATCCGCGGCGCACTCGGTCGGGTCCTTGCCGCGGGGGCCGTCCGGACGCGCGATCTCGGAGGCACGGCGTCCACCACGGAATTCACGGATGCGGTCATCCGGGAGCTCGAAAAGACGGTATAGTTCCGGGACGTGCTTCCCGACGACATCACCCAGGCGGTTCTGGCGCGCAAGGATGTCGCGCGCTATCTCCGCGGCGGTCACGGGCAGAGCGAGCTCCAGGCGCGCGAGCGAATCCATGCCTACCTCGACGAGCTGAAGACCACCCAGCGGTATCCGATCTACCGCGCCCTGAAGCACCCGCTCTATCCGATCCTGCGCAAGGTGGATCGCATCGACGAGCACGTCGAGATTCCGCAGCAGGCGACGCGCGCCGGCCGCGTCATCTACGTCTCGAACCACAAGTCGCACCTCGACTACCTGGTCGAGCCGCTGGTGCTCGACGACAACGGCATCCGGCCGCCGGTCACCGCGGCCGGGATCAACCTGTTCGGCGGTCCGCTCGGACTGCTCCACCGCCACGTCACCGGGGCGATTCCGATCCGGCGCAACACCAAGGACCCGGCCTACCTGGTGACGCTGAAGGCCTACGTCGCCGAGCTGCTGCAGCGCAGCGATCTGCTGTTCTACATCGAAGGGGGGCGCAGCTACACCGGCGAGCTGAAGCCGCCCAAGACCGGGCTGCTCCACGCCACGCTGCAGGCGCAGGTCGAGCACGCGATGATCGTGCCGCTCGCGGTGTCGTACGACCTGGTGCTCGAAGACCACATCCTGCCGCACGCGGCGCTGAAGCGGCGCTCGCGCCCGTTCGGCCGTGAAGTGGCGGAGATGGTCCGCTACGCCGTCGGCTATCAGTCGCGCGCGTTCGTCACCTTCGGCAAGCCGATCGCGCTGCACGGGTACGATCCGGAATCGCGGCGCCAGGTGATGGATCTCGCGCATCAGATCCGCGAGAACATCGGCACGCTGTACAAAGTCCTGCCGACGGCGATCGTCGCCTCGGCGATGCGCCCGTCGATCTCGCGGCGCGATCTCGAGGCCCGTGCCGATGCGCTGATCGACACGCTGCGCCACGCGCACGCCAACCTTGCCGTGCACAGCGGCCGCGAGGCGGTGGAGACCGGGACGGCGATGCTGGCCGAGCGCAACATCATTCACCTGGAACGCGGCGGGCGGTGCCGCGTCCGGGAGCGCACCGTCCTGCGCTACTACGCCCGCACGCTGCGGCATCTGCTCGAGCCGCCGCGTCCGCTGCGCACGCACTGATGCTCGAGACGGTCTCCAAGGCCTTCTTCCAGATCCTCGCCGGAAGTGCCGCCCTGAAATCGCTGGCCTCCCGCTACGGCATGCGCGGCGCCGGCGGCTTCGCCCGCCGCTTCATCGCCGGCGAGCGGGTGGACGACGCGATCGCCGCGGCCCGTACGATCCAGGGAAACGGCCTGCGCGTCACATTGGATTTTCTCGGCGAGAGCGTCAGCTCGATCGCCGAAGCCGACGCGGCAACCCGCGCCTACCTCGCCGTGATCGAGCAGATCGCCGCGTCCGGCGTCGAGCGCAACATCTCGCTCAAGCTGACGCAACTGGGACTGACGATCGACCGCGCGACCTGCGTCGACAACCTGCGGCGGATCCTCGACGCGGCGAGGGCGCACGACTTCTTCGTGCGGCTCGACATGGAGAACTCTCCCTATACTGCCGTCACGCTCGACATCTTCGAGACGATGTGGCAGCAGGGCTACCGCAACGCCGGCGTGGTGCTGCAGTCGTACCTGCGGCGCAGCGAAACGGACGCGGCGCGGATGAACGCGCTCGGCGCGCGCGTCCGGCTGGTGAAGGGGGCCTACAACGAACCGCGCGACGTCGCGCATCAGTCGAAGGGAGACGTCGACGCGGCGTTCGTCCGCATCATGCGGCTGCTGCTTGCGGGTGGGAACTACCCCGCGATCGCCACGCACGATCCCGCGATGATCGAGGCGACCCGCGCCTACGCCGCGGAGCGCGGCGTCAATCCGTCGCGTTTTGAGTTCCAGATGCTCTACGGCATCCGCCGCGACCTCCAGAACTCGTTGCATCGTCAGGGGTACCGGCTGCGCGTCTACGTTCCATTCGGCCGTGAATGGTTCCCCTACTTCATGCGGCGCCTTGGCGAGCGCCCCGCCAATATCGGATTCGTCATCCGCGGCGTGCTCAGCGAACGTTGAGTCCGTTCGTGCGCGTTCGACCTGCCGGGCCGCGGTCGGCGGATGCCGACCTGTGTAGCGGCTGACCACCGGACGGTGGCAACCCGGGTGTCAGCGGCCGCGCCGGCGCGCCGCTGACAGATCCGTTTCGGCACCACTCATCCTGTTGAGTCCGATGAAGTTAGGGCTCTGGCCCGCGACGTGGCACGCGTGTTGATACCCCTGAGGTCCGATTGCCGAATCCGGGTCAGCCGGGGCGGCGTCATAGGAAGAAAAGGGTGATTGTCGACATGGTGACCAACTATCCCCAGCGGCTCACGGCAACGACGGAAGTGGAGGCGCAGTCGGTCGGCGGTCTCGTGCATCGCGCGATGGCGCGGGTCGGCCAGCTCCTCTGCGGCATGCGCGGCCATGACTCGGTGCTCCACTTCGAGGGCAAGCGCGTGATGATGCGGTGCACGTCGTGCGGCCACGACACGCCCGGGTGGGACGTCGGCGGGCGTTCGCCGCGGCAGCGCTTCGAAGGTGATGCGCGCCGGCACCGCCTGACGCAGCGCCTGGTGTTGCGCAAGAGCGCGTAAGCGCTCGTCGTTCAACAAGAGCGCGTGAGCGCTCGTCGTTCAACAAGAGCGCGTAAGCGCTCAGCGGCACCAGTCCCGCGCCAGCGCCGCGAGCGCGTCGCGGCAGCGCAGCACGTCCTCGATCTCCACATACTCTTCGGTGCTGTGAAGGCCCGCTCCGCCGGGCCCGAACAGCACCGAAGGAATCCCCGCCCCCCCCAGCACCGCCGCATCCGTCCAGAAACTCATGCCGACAGGCTCGCCCGCCCGCGAGGCAGACGAGGCGGCCCCCGCGTCGCCGCGCGCGGGCAGCGTCTCGAGCGCACGCCGCAGCGCGACCGGCAGCGCGTGGCTCGCCGCGAGCTCGTAAGACGGACGCGCGAACATCGGCGTCAGCGACGCCTCGAACTCGGGGTCTTCTTTCGTGAGCCGCGCGAGCAGCTGCTGCAGTTCGGCGCGCACCCGCTCGTCCGTCTCCCCCGTGACGGTGCGGCGTTCCAGCTTCAGCGTGCAGCGATCCGGATAGCTGCTCAACTCGCGGCCGCCTTCAATCAGCGACGCGTGCAGCGACGCGGTGCCCATCAGCGGATGCGGCGCCGCCGCCTGCAGCGACCGATCGATCCGCTCGAGCCCGTGCAGCACGCGGCCCATGCGCATGATCGCGTCGCGGCCGTCGAGCGGACGGCTGCCGTGCGCCGCCCGGCCGCGCGTTTCGATCTCGAACCAGGCGAATCCCTTGTGGCCGATCGCGATGCGCAGATCCG
It contains:
- a CDS encoding proline dehydrogenase family protein yields the protein MLETVSKAFFQILAGSAALKSLASRYGMRGAGGFARRFIAGERVDDAIAAARTIQGNGLRVTLDFLGESVSSIAEADAATRAYLAVIEQIAASGVERNISLKLTQLGLTIDRATCVDNLRRILDAARAHDFFVRLDMENSPYTAVTLDIFETMWQQGYRNAGVVLQSYLRRSETDAARMNALGARVRLVKGAYNEPRDVAHQSKGDVDAAFVRIMRLLLAGGNYPAIATHDPAMIEATRAYAAERGVNPSRFEFQMLYGIRRDLQNSLHRQGYRLRVYVPFGREWFPYFMRRLGERPANIGFVIRGVLSER
- a CDS encoding DUF4149 domain-containing protein, whose protein sequence is MLVLRYAALLALVVWVGGLVALGGIAAPSVFDVIAERQLADGRVLSGALFGEMLARFTILSYLSGGALLLTLILRRILGPRPHRFAWRAGITAVMLAASAYGSIRIAGRIGQLQREIGAAPSSLSEGDPRRVEFGRLHGISTALQLVPLLGGLMLIYWEIKE
- a CDS encoding GAF domain-containing protein, with the translated sequence MTDIDRSDLLTAIGSAVAAAPTADSAMQQVVRLLKDAVPHYTWVGIYLVEGDELVLGPFLGKPSPHTRIPLGQGICGAAVTEKSTIVVDDVNADPRYLACSVETRSEIVVPIMRDGQPLGEIDIDSDRPAAFGDRDRALLEPVAAMLADRFDED
- a CDS encoding M20/M25/M40 family metallo-hydrolase — protein: MDPAVGLLRQLVAIDSVNPALVPGARGEAAMADAVAHHLRSLGLDVEIQEAAPGRPNVIGVLEGRGRGRSLMLCGHLDTVGVEGMAAPFDPVERSGRLYGRGAQDMKGGVAAMIDAARVVARDGLPAGRLIVAAVVDEEYASIGADALVTRWRADAAVVTEPTDLRIAIGHKGFAWFEIETRGRAAHGSRPLDGRDAIMRMGRVLHGLERIDRSLQAAAPHPLMGTASLHASLIEGGRELSSYPDRCTLKLERRTVTGETDERVRAELQQLLARLTKEDPEFEASLTPMFARPSYELAASHALPVALRRALETLPARGDAGAASSASRAGEPVGMSFWTDAAVLGGAGIPSVLFGPGGAGLHSTEEYVEIEDVLRCRDALAALARDWCR
- a CDS encoding 1-acyl-sn-glycerol-3-phosphate acyltransferase, which codes for MLPDDITQAVLARKDVARYLRGGHGQSELQARERIHAYLDELKTTQRYPIYRALKHPLYPILRKVDRIDEHVEIPQQATRAGRVIYVSNHKSHLDYLVEPLVLDDNGIRPPVTAAGINLFGGPLGLLHRHVTGAIPIRRNTKDPAYLVTLKAYVAELLQRSDLLFYIEGGRSYTGELKPPKTGLLHATLQAQVEHAMIVPLAVSYDLVLEDHILPHAALKRRSRPFGREVAEMVRYAVGYQSRAFVTFGKPIALHGYDPESRRQVMDLAHQIRENIGTLYKVLPTAIVASAMRPSISRRDLEARADALIDTLRHAHANLAVHSGREAVETGTAMLAERNIIHLERGGRCRVRERTVLRYYARTLRHLLEPPRPLRTH
- a CDS encoding isocitrate dehydrogenase (NAD(+)), which codes for MAHTITLIPGDGIGPEVTQAVLRIFTAAGLQIDWDRHDAGVIAYQRHGQTLPAALLDSVKRNKVALKGPVTTPIGEGFTSVNVGLRKALDLYANLRPVSNLPGVASRFENVDLVIVRENTEDLYAGLEHEIVPGIVESLKIITEKASTRIARFAFEHARRSGRTRVTAIHKANIMKLSDGLFLDSCRRVSREFIDVAYDERIVDAACMHLVMHPEKLDVLLLPNLYGDIVSDLCAGLVGGLGVVPGANVGVDSAVFEAVHGSAPDIADQNLANPTALLLSGLLMLEHIGERDRAQRIRGALGRVLAAGAVRTRDLGGTASTTEFTDAVIRELEKTV